Proteins encoded by one window of Rhodamnia argentea isolate NSW1041297 chromosome 6, ASM2092103v1, whole genome shotgun sequence:
- the LOC115756429 gene encoding uncharacterized protein LOC115756429, which translates to MGNCQAIDAAALVIQHPDGRLERMYWPVAASEVMRTNPGHYVSLIIPLPGPGDERKESDRQDPPPKAAVRFTRVKLLRPTETLALGHAYRLITSQEVMKVLKAKKYGKTKQRQQQSGAAEKANAGVAKDESSDMDAISKVSKRGIQRSRLAAAGGVAVGRSKSWRPSLQSIDECGSR; encoded by the exons ATGGGGAATTGCCAGGCCATTGATGCGGCGGCGCTGGTGATACAGCACCCGGATGGGAGGCTGGAGAGGATGTATTGGCCCGTCGCGGCCAGCGAGGTCATGAGGACCAACCCGGGCCATTACGTCTCTCTTATCATCCCGCTGCCCGGCCCCGGCGACGAGAGGAAGGAGAGCGACCGGCAGGACCCGCCGCCCAAGGCGGCGGTGCGCTTCACCCGCGTGAAGCTACTCCGCCCCACGGAGACCCTCGCCCTCGGCCACGCCTATCGCCTCATCACCTCTCAAG AGGTGATGAAGGTGCTGAAAGCGAAGAAATATGGCAAGACGAAACAGAGGCAACAGCAATCAGGTGCAGCTGAGAAAGCAAACGCTGGAGTGGCAAAAGACGAGAGCTCTGACATGGACGCCATCAGCAAG GTTTCAAAACGGGGAATCCAAAGGTCGAGattggcggcggcgggcggcgttGCGGTGGGGAGATCGAAATCCTGGCGGCCCAGCTTGCAGAGCATAGACGAATGTGGAAGCCGGTGA
- the LOC115756445 gene encoding cyclin-D1-1 — protein sequence MSVSCSDCFSDLLCEEDSAGVLSDSSPACSPWDLGSQERAEESVAGFIEDEEESVAGFIEDEEHFVPGPDYVARFRPQSLDASAREESVAWILKVHAFYGFQPLTAYLSVNYLDRFLCSRILPQPNGWPMQLLSVACLSLAAKMEEPLVPSLLDLQVGGARYIFEPRTIRRMEFLVLSVLDWRLRSITPFAFIGFFAWKVDPTGTGVGFLVSRATQVILSNVQETSLLEYRPSCIAVAAVLHAASDIPSLSLCNPENAESWCDGLSKEKIISCYRLMQKMVHSGSKRKAPKVLPQFRLTTQARTRFSDSSSSSSLSPSYDNNRRKLSNILWVDVDKGNSEPGEIE from the exons ATGTCAGTCTCGTGCTCCGACTGCTTCTCCGATCTGCTCTGCGAGGAGGACTCCGCCGGGGTCCTGTCCGACAGCTCGCCCGCGTGCTCGCCGTGGGACCTGGGCTCCCAGGAGCGCGCCGAGGAGTCGGTGGCGGGGTTCatcgaggacgaggaggagtcGGTGGCTGGGTTCATCGAGGACGAGGAGCACTTCGTGCCCGGGCCCGACTACGTGGCCCGGTTCCGACCGCAGTCGCTCGACGCCTCCGCGAGGGAGGAGTCCGTTGCATGGATTCTCAAG GTGCATGCCTTCTACGGATTCCAGCCGTTGACGGCGTATCTGTCCGTCAACTACCTCGATCGCTTCCTTTGCTCGCGCATCTTGCCG CAACCAAATGGGTGGCCGATGCAGCTCCTCTCGGTGGCTTGCTTGTCGTTAGCTGCTAAGATGGAGGAACCTCTGGTTCCTTCTCTTCTGGATCTTCAG GTTGGAGGTGCCAGGTACATTTTTGAACCGAGGACAATCCGCAGGATGGAATTTCTTGTTCTAAGCGTCCTGGATTGGAGGCTCCGATCCATAACGCCCTTCGCCTTCATCGGTTTCTTCGCGTGGAAGGTCGATCCAACCGGCACCGGTGTCGGGTTTCTCGTCTCACGCGCGACCCAAGTAATCTTATCTAACGTCCAAG AAACTAGCTTGCTCGAGTATCGACCGTCCTGCATCGCCGTGGCGGCCGTGCTACATGCTGCGAGCGATATCCCGAGTCTGTCTCTATGTAATCCAGAGAACGCGGAATCATGGTGCGATGGGCTAAGCAAA gagAAGATCATCAGCTGTTACCGGTTAATGCAAAAGATGGTGCACAGCGGTAGCAAGAGGAAGGCCCCAAAAGTGCTGCCCCAGTTCAGACTGACGACTCAGGCAAGAACGAGGTTTAGTGACTCATCATCCTCGTCCTCGTTATCGCCATCGTATGATAACAACAGGAGGAAATTAAGTAACATCTTATGGGTAGATGTTGACAAAGGAAACTCCGAGCCTGGGGAAATAGAATAA